A single region of the Equus przewalskii isolate Varuska chromosome 26, EquPr2, whole genome shotgun sequence genome encodes:
- the LOC103567885 gene encoding olfactory receptor 13D1-like: MEKTNWTEIEFILQGLSEYPRAEKLLFVMCLVIYLVILLGNSTLIILTLLDSCFHTPMYFFLSNLSFLDICYTSASLPAMLIHFLSKKKTISFTRCVVQMSVSYMMASTECVLLAVMAYDRYGAICNPLRYPVIMSKTLCIQMASFSWGLGFLNSLVQTLLAIRLPFCGKNVFNHFVCEILAFVKLACADISLNEITLMLDNVIFLLFPLLLICISYVFILSIVLRINSVEGRKKAFSTCSAHVTVVIMFYGTILFMYMKPKSKASAVDKLIALFYGAVIPMLNPIIYSLRNTEVHGAMRKLVSRHWFWRKG; encoded by the coding sequence atggaaaagacCAATTGGACGGAGATTGAGTTCATTCTGCAGGGACTTTCTGagtaccctagagctgaaaaacTCCTTTTTGTGATGTGTTTGGTGATATACCTCGTTATACTCTTGGGCAACAGCACCTTGATCATCCTAACTCTCTTGGATTCCTGCttccacacacccatgtacttcttccttagTAATCTTTCCTTCTTAGACATTTGTTACACTTCTGCCTCTCTCCCCGCAATGCTGATACACTTCCTATCCAAGAAAAAAACCATCTCCTTCACTAGATGTGTTGTTCAGATGTCTGTCTCCTACATGATGGCATCCACAGAGTGTGTGCTCCTAGCAGTGATGGCATATGACCGTTATGGGGCCATCTGCAACCCTCTGAGATACCCCGTCATCATGAGCAAGACCCTTTGCATTCAGATGGCATCTTTCTCCTGGGGATTGGGCTTTCTCAACTCATTGGTACAAACTCTTCTTGCAATACGGTTGCCCTTTTGtggaaaaaatgtctttaatcattttgtttGTGAAATATTGGCCTTTGTCAAGCTGGCTTGTGCAGATATTTCCTTGAATGAGATTACTCTAATGTTGGATAatgtaatatttttgctttttccattacTGTTGATTTGTATCTCCTATGTTTTCATCCTTTCTATTGTGCTAAGAATCAATtcagtggaaggaagaaaaaaggcctTTTCCACCTGCTCAGCCCATGTGACAGTGGTGATTATGTTTTATGGGACAATCCTCTTCATGTACATGAAGCCAAAGTCCAAAGCCTCTGCTGTTGACAAACTGATTGCCCTGTTCTATGGAGCAGTCATACCCATGCTCAATCCtatcatctacagcctgaggaataCAGAGGTGCATGGAGCTATGAGAAAATTGGTGAGTAGACACTGGTTCTGGAGGAAAGGCTGA
- the LOC103567884 gene encoding olfactory receptor 13D1-like: MERTNWTEIEFILQGLSEYPRAEKFLFVMCLVIYLVILLGNSTLIILILLDSRLHIPMYFFLGNLSFLDICYTSASLPAMLIHFLSKKKTISFTRCVVQMSVTYTMGSTECVLLAVMAYDRYVAICNPLRYPIIMSKVLCIHMVVLSWGLGFLISLAQTLLAIRLPFCGKNVFNHFVCEILAFVKLACADISLNEITLMLDNVLFLFSPLLLICISYIFILSTVLRINSVEGRKKAFSTCSAHVTVVIMFYGTILFMYMKPKSKASAVDKLIALFYGAVIPMLNPIIYSLRNTEVHGAMRKLITRHRFWKKR; the protein is encoded by the coding sequence atggaaaggACCAACTGGACAGAGATTGAGTTCATTCTGCAGGGACTTTCTGAGTACCcaagagctgaaaaattccttttTGTGATGTGTTTGGTGATATACCTGGTCATCCTCCTGGGCAACAGCACCTTGATCATCCTAATTCTCCTGGATTCCCGCCTCCACAtacccatgtacttcttccttggTAATCTTTCCTTCCTAGACATTTGTTACacttctgcctctctccctgcaATGCTGATACACTTCCTATCCAAGAAAAAAACCATCTCCTTCACTAGATGTGTTGTTCAGATGTCTGTCACCTACACAATGGGATCCACAGAGTGTGTGCTCCTAGCAGTGATGGCATATGACCgttatgtggccatctgcaacccTCTGAGATACCCCATCATCATGAGCAAGGTCCTTTGCATTCATATGGTGGTTCTTTCCTGGGGATTGGGCTTTCTCATCTCATTGGCACAAACTCTTCTTGCAATACGGTTGCCCTTTTGtggaaaaaatgtctttaatcattttgtttGTGAAATATTGGCCTTCGTCAAGCTGGCCTGTGCAGATATTTCCTTGAATGAGATTACTCTAATGTTGGACAAtgtactatttttgttttctccattacTGTTGATTTGTATCTCCTACATTTTCATCCTTTCTACTGTGCTAAGAATCAATtcagtggaaggaagaaaaaaggcctTTTCCACCTGCTCAGCCCATGTGACAGTGGTGATTATGTTTTATGGGACAATCCTCTTCATGTACATGAAGCCAAAATCCAAAGCCTCTGCTGTTGACAAACTGATTGCCCTGTTCTATGGAGCAGTCATACCCATGCTCAATCCTATCATCTATAGCCTGAGGAATACGGAGGTGCATGGAGCTATGAGAAAATTGATAACTAGACACCGGTTCtggaagaaaagatga